The following is a genomic window from Thaumasiovibrio subtropicus.
ATCGTCGCTCTATCTGTGACGAGTTGAGTAAACTCTATAATCGGCGTTACTTTAATGAAAACATCGATACACAGGTTAAACAGAACCCTAAAGGGATCAACGCGATTGCGATGCTCGATATCGATCATTTTAAAGTGATTAACGATACGTTCGGCCATGATGCTGGCGATAGAGTGATTGTGACGATCGCTAACCTAATGAGAGCGCATATTCATCCAAATGAATTGGCTGCTCGCTACGGAGGTGAGGAGTTTGTGATGAGTTTGAACGCGAAAACACAGGGTGAGTTGGCATCACGCTTGGAAAGGCTAAATAAAGCGATTGCAGAAACAGAGTTTGTGTTCGACAAGGTTCGGGTCAATGTCACTGTGAGTATTGGTGTCGCGATGGTAGAAAAGAAGCAGCCAATCTTAGTGGTCAGAGAAGCCGATAAAGCGCTGTATGCGGCGAAGAAAAGTGGAAGAGCATGCGTGCGTTATCAATCGGAACATTTGAAAATGCAGCCCGAGAGACAGGCTGCACCGTTTTAGCCGAGAATGATTATTCCATTGGCTCGAGTAATTTATCGATACTGTCGTCGATGAGGGTAAAGAGGTCTTGTGCTCTTTCACTGCCTCCAACACTTTGGGGTAACACGAGCTGAGGGAGTCCCGTTTTTTTTCCTAACCAATCTGCTGCATTACTCGTTTGATGCGTTGAGTAAACAATGGCGTAAATGTCGTCAGTATTCAGTTTCGTCAGTGTATTTAAATGTGACGTGGTCGGTGAAATCCCGGGTTTAGGCTCTAAATCTGCCACTTGCTCAATACCGAGCCACTCAAAGAGATAACGATAGGTCGCGTGGTAAGCAACGACCTGTTTTCCAGCCAAAGGTGCAGCTTTCTCTCGCCACTCGCGCTGTTTTTGCCCCCACTTGACTCGAAATACGATACCGTTTTTCTGGTATTGCGCTGCATTGTCAGGGTCTAGCTGAACTAACCGCTCAGCTAACTTTTCCGAAAACAGCGGCATATCATCAATGGCAAATTGCACATGAGGATTACCATGTGCATGGACATCACCCATGGCGCGATCGACTTTGGCCGGTTTATCTAACAATGGAATTAACATTGCGATGTAAAGCAGTCCGCGCTCGGGATCGGCAGCCGCGCCATTGCGACTTTGGCGAAAGATTTCGGGAAGCCAACCAATCTCGAGTTCTGCTCCTGAACAAAGTACAAGATCAGCTTTGCGCATTTTAGAGATTAATGACGGCCGCGCTTGGATATAGTGCGGGTCTTGAAAGGCCGTTGTTGCGCTATAGATGGTCGCATCAGGCGCGTGAGCCTTGGCGAGCGCTGCCCAATCAGGTTGGCATGCAAAGATAGTTATCGCACTGGCTGGCGCCGCCAAAAGCGCCAGTATGAGTGCCGTCAAAGTTTTAGAAAGCATGGGCACCATGAGCTCCAAACGTCATTACGTAGTGAATTGAAAAGATGTTATCGGTCTTATCTTGGTAACGTTGCTGTGTATACTGGCCACGAATAACACCGAAGTGGGAGTTGTGCCAAGCTAGCGCTGCATCCAGCTCGGTGATTTCTTCATCATGGAAATGACCGTGGGCATGATCGCCGTGGCTGTGAACGCCATGCGCAATAAAGTGATCAAACTGGCTAGCACGCAAACTGACCGACCAATTAGGGGTAAATTGATAGACTGCCGCGGCGTAGTAACCATCAATGCTATCGCGTGCTCCTTCCAACTCGCTGAATGGTGATTCATACAGGTCGTCCAGTTTTAGATACTCAGCAGTGAATCGGAAGTTCTGGTACTTGTAATTGCCTTCAGGTGCCCATTTCCAAGTAAAATCAATGCCGTAGAGGTTGCGGCCGGTGAAGCTAGGGCCGTGACTGTGATCATGACTGCCATGATCATGGCCACCGTGATCGCCATGGCGGGTATGGGCGTGATGATCGTGTCCTGCATGGTCATGATCGTCTTTGAATTGCATGTAGCCGTTACCGTTGCGTAAGTAACTAAGGCCTAGCATCCAAGAGTGAGATTCATTGATATCCATCCCCGTTTTTATCTTGGCGGTGGCGATGCCGACCGTACCGGGATTATCAAAACCTGCATCCATTTTTTTGCCCGCGAGCGCTTCACCGCTGAGCTCAAGATAGAAATCGGTAGGGAAAAGAATGCTACCTTGCACGCCATCATCAAAGTAGTGGCCGCCTAACAGCGCACGATAGACTGCT
Proteins encoded in this region:
- a CDS encoding TonB-dependent receptor, whose protein sequence is MKYLLTSATLLGLSISQVFATEIPSISNPEIGVVLDGFYQDGERAFSEREEGFGLGHSELAFSANIDDKFRGVLMAVLHSHHGKTELELEEAFIETTSLPWSAKIKAGRFLSNFGYLNGKHMHEDAFTERPAVYRALLGGHYFDDGVQGSILFPTDFYLELSGEALAGKKMDAGFDNPGTVGIATAKIKTGMDINESHSWMLGLSYLRNGNGYMQFKDDHDHAGHDHHAHTRHGDHGGHDHGSHDHSHGPSFTGRNLYGIDFTWKWAPEGNYKYQNFRFTAEYLKLDDLYESPFSELEGARDSIDGYYAAAVYQFTPNWSVSLRASQFDHFIAHGVHSHGDHAHGHFHDEEITELDAALAWHNSHFGVIRGQYTQQRYQDKTDNIFSIHYVMTFGAHGAHAF
- a CDS encoding metal ABC transporter solute-binding protein, Zn/Mn family, with the protein product MLSKTLTALILALLAAPASAITIFACQPDWAALAKAHAPDATIYSATTAFQDPHYIQARPSLISKMRKADLVLCSGAELEIGWLPEIFRQSRNGAAADPERGLLYIAMLIPLLDKPAKVDRAMGDVHAHGNPHVQFAIDDMPLFSEKLAERLVQLDPDNAAQYQKNGIVFRVKWGQKQREWREKAAPLAGKQVVAYHATYRYLFEWLGIEQVADLEPKPGISPTTSHLNTLTKLNTDDIYAIVYSTHQTSNAADWLGKKTGLPQLVLPQSVGGSERAQDLFTLIDDSIDKLLEPME